TTCCGGATGCCGTCGGGCTGCGAACCATGCCCGGCGAACTGCCGCGAACTGAACGACACGGCTACGTCGTCGGGGTACTCGAAGACGAGGACGAAGTGGTCCCAGCTGTCGCCCACGTCGACGCGGACCTTCCGGCCGCCCTTGCCCCAGGCCCGCAGCGGCGGGACCTGCAGGATCCAGTTCATCACGTCGAGGGTGTGGATGTTCTGTTCGGTGATGATGTCGCCCGAGAGGGCCTTGTCGAAGCCCCAGTTGCGGAGGCGGCCCTCGGGGGTTTTGTCCTCACCCTTGGCCCCGAACCGCTCGCAGTGGTAACTGGCCTCGCCGAAGGCGAACCTGCCGATCGCCCCCTCGTGCACCCGCTTCAGCGCCTCCATGTAGAACGGGTCGACCCGCGTCTGGAAGTCCACGAGGAAGACCCGCTTCTTCTCGGCGGCCTTCTTGCCCGAGGCGCCGATGAGGTTGCAGCCCGGCGCATCGACCGCGATGGGCTTGGCCAGGTAGACGTGTTTACCCGCCTCGACGGCCGCGGCCGCCTGCTCCGGGTGGAAGTACGGCGGGCTGATGATGGCGACGGCATCGACCTTACCGGCCAGAAGGTCCTTGTACGACCCCAGGCCCGTGTGCCGGCGCTCGGGGGCGACATTGTGGTCGTTGCCGGCTCCGTCGGCCCGGTCGGGGAAGTAGTCGTGGACGGCCACGATCTGGTAGTTGCCGTTCTGGGCAAACAGGTTGGCGATCCATCGTCCGCGTCCGCCGCAACCGATGACGCCGATCTCGACCTTCGAGTTGGCCTCCAGGCCGCGGACGGCGCCCGGCTTCACGATGAGGAGTCCCGCGGTGGCCGCCGCCCCTGCCGCCGCCTTCAGAAACCCACGCCTGCCCATCCCGCCCGTTTTCGATTCGGCCATGGCTCGATCCTTTCGTTGAGATGGCGCCATCACGCCGCCCGAGGATACCCGCGGCGGGCCAGAAGTCAAGGCTCTTTTGTGCCTCGGCCGTGCCACCCTATCCATGACTGACGCATGACCGCGTGCGGTCGAATCGCCTTGCAGTCCGCCCGATCGCCGCCACCCGCAAGTGCGCCGCCGCGAGCAGGAGCACCTCGGCGACGCGCAGCAGCACGGCCCGCGCGAGTTGCGGCGTTGCGGCGGTATCGCTCGG
This genomic window from Planctomycetota bacterium contains:
- a CDS encoding Gfo/Idh/MocA family oxidoreductase; protein product: MAESKTGGMGRRGFLKAAAGAAATAGLLIVKPGAVRGLEANSKVEIGVIGCGGRGRWIANLFAQNGNYQIVAVHDYFPDRADGAGNDHNVAPERRHTGLGSYKDLLAGKVDAVAIISPPYFHPEQAAAAVEAGKHVYLAKPIAVDAPGCNLIGASGKKAAEKKRVFLVDFQTRVDPFYMEALKRVHEGAIGRFAFGEASYHCERFGAKGEDKTPEGRLRNWGFDKALSGDIITEQNIHTLDVMNWILQVPPLRAWGKGGRKVRVDVGDSWDHFVLVFEYPDDVAVSFSSRQFAGHGSQPDGIR